One window of the Hemitrygon akajei chromosome 5, sHemAka1.3, whole genome shotgun sequence genome contains the following:
- the dnajc28 gene encoding dnaJ homolog subfamily C member 28 produces the protein MLTAKKNWVMTCLRGARMLSGHRTLSKHLQDCYSLLNVQENCNHDEAKEAYVTLAKLYHPDSGSDGADPQKFMQVEEAYKAIVKHLAEKRKAESDQRMDEEEEQSKYLAPQHRQYLSFEGIGTGTPSQREKQYRTFRVGRASDQVLDYRKQKLQAQDLENTMMVMDIRHGKKTKITQAVERLVEDLIQESMAKGDFDNLSGKGKPLQKFAQYPYIDPMTHNLNRILIENGYQPEWIALRKEIKQTIEKLRSDMMSYRKKLGEPLTVHTQKHWNLICEQFRNDIKQLNKTIDKFNLIVPLLNRQMLHFNPDKEIAVILKNYDMLTEANKATAEIIGKSTEENSTKNTLLNWIKHLLKYNQRK, from the coding sequence ATGTTAACAGCAAAGAAAAACTGGGTTATGACTTGCCTTCGCGGTGCTAGGATGCTCTCGGGTCACCGAACATTGAGCAAACACCTCCAAGACTGTTACAGTTTGCTTAATGTACAGGAAAACTGCAACCACGATGAAGCGAAGGAAGCTTACGTCACACTTGCCAAATTATATCATCCAGATAGTGGCTCTGACGGCGCTGATCCTCAAAAGTTCATGCAAGTCGAAGAAGCCTACAAGGCTATTGTCAAGCATTTAGCAGAGAAAAGGAAGGCAGAGTCTGATCAAAGAATGGATGAAGAAGAAGAACAATCCAAGTACCTGGCACCTCAGCACAGACAGTATCTGAGCTTTGAAGGCATTGGTACTGGTACACCTAGTCAAAGGGAGAAACAGTACAGGACGTTCAGAGTCGGCCGTGCAAGTGACCAGGTGTTGGATTACAGAAAACAGAAACTACAAGCTCAGGATCTGGAAAATACTATGATGGTGATGGATATTCGGCATGGCAAGAAAACAAAAATAACCCAAGCAGTGGAACGGTTGGTGGAAGATCTCATCCAGGAGTCAATGGCCAAAGGTGACTTTGATAACCTTAGCGGTAAAGGGAAGCCACTGCAGAAGTTTGCACAATATCCATACATCGATCCCATGACACACAATCTGAACAGGATTCTCATAGAAAATGGGTATCAACCAGAGTGGATTGCTTTgcgtaaagaaataaagcaaactaTAGAGAAACTCAGAAGTGACATGATGAGTTACAGGAAGAAGCTTGGTGAGCCCCTGACTGTCCACACTCAGAAGCATTGGAACCTAATCTGTGAGCAATTCAGAAATGATATTAAGCAGCTTAATAAAACGATAGATAAATTCAATTTAATTGTACCTCTACTGAACAGGCAGATGCTGCACTTTAATCCAGATAAGGAGATTGCTGTCATATTGAAAAACTACGATATGTTAACAGAAGCAAACAAAGCCACTGCAGAGATTATTGGAAAATCAACTGAGGAAAATAGTACAAAAAACACCTTATTGAATTGGATCAAACATTTGCTGAAATATAATCAGAGGAAGTAG